The following DNA comes from Mesorhizobium sp. B2-1-8.
GACCTCGCCCTCATGGGCGGCGGCCAGGATGTGCAGCACGGTGTTGGTGGAGCCGCCCATGGCGATATCGAGCGTCATGGCGTTTTCGAAGGCGCCCTTGGAGGCAATGCTGCGCGGCAATGCGCTTTCGTCATCCTGCTCGTAGTAGCGCTGGGCGAGATCGACGACGAGATGGCCGGCCTCGACGAACAGCCGCTTGCGGTCGGCATGCGTGGCCAGTGTCGACCCGTTGCCGGGCAGCGAAAGCCCCAGCGCCTCGGTCAGGCAGTTCATCGAGTTGGCGGTGAACATGCCCGAGCAGGAGCCGCAGGTCGGGCAGGCCGAGCGCTCGATGACCTTGACGTCCTCGTCGGAGATCTTGTCGTCGGCGGCGGCGACCATGGCATCAACCAGGTCGAGCGCCTGCGTCTTGCCGGCCAGCACCACTTTGCCGGCTTCCATCGGGCCGCCGGAGACGAACACGGTCGGGATGTTGAGGCGCAGCGACGCCATCAGCATGCCGGGCGTGATCTTGTCGCAGTTGGAGATGCAGACCATGGCGTCGGCGCAGTGCGCATTGACCATGTATTCGACGGAGTCGGCGATCAGCTCGCGCGACGGCAGCGAATAGAGCATGCCGTCATGCCCCATGGCGATGCCGTCATCGACGGCGATGGTGTTGAATTCCTTGGCAACGCCGCCGGCCTTCTCGATCTCGCGGGCGACCAGCTGCCCAAGGTCCTTCAGATGGACGTGACCCGGCACGAACTGCGTGAAGGAATTGACCACCGCGATGATCGGCTTGCCGAAATCACTGTCCTTCATGCCTGTGGCGCGCCACAGGCCGCGGGCGCCGGCCATGTTGCGGCCATGGGTGGTGGTGCGGGAACGGTAGGCGGGCATGTTTTTTCCTTGATGGCTGACCGCAGCCGAAGAATGGCGCGGCGGCGCTTAATTTTGATCGCAGGGGTTATAGACGCGCAAGTATGGTCTGGCCACATTTTTGCAATGCGCCAGATTCTCTAGGAAAATTCGATGCCACTGTCGGATCGGGCGTTTCACGGCCGTCCTTGGGCAGACGGCAAGAAATGGCCCCATTCCGGGAGTCGGCCGTTTCATTGTGGCGCAAGAAGCAACCGAGGAGCACGACATGCAAAAGATCACCACCTGCCTGTGGTTCGACGGCCAGGCCGAAGAAGCGATGAACCACTACGTCTCCATCTTCAAGAATTCGAAGGTGCTGAGCGTGCTGCGTTGGCCCAAGGGTCACGCCGATGAGGGCAAAGTGCTGCTGACCACGTTCGAGCTCGACGGCGTGCCGTTCCAGGCGCTCAATGGCGGCCCCAACTTCAAGTTCAACGAGGCGATGTCGCAGTCGATCGACTGCAAGACGCAGGAAGAAGTCGATTATTTCTGGGAGAAGCTCACCGAGGGCGGGGAGCCTGGCGCCTGCAGCTGGCTGAAGGACAAGTTCGGTGTTTCCTGGCAGGTCGTGCCGGAACAGTTGCCGCGCCTGCTCCTGGATCCGGACCGGGCCAAGGCCGGCCGGGTGATGAGTGCGATGATGCAGATGGGCAAGATCGACATCGCCAAGATCGAGGAAGCGGCGAAGGGGTGATCGCAAGTGAGTAGTGAGTAGTGAGTAGTGAGTGGTGAGTGGTGGGTGGTGAGTGGTGGGTGGTGAGTGGTGAGTGGTGAGTGGTGAGTGGTAATATCACTACTGACTACTGACTACTGACTACTGACTACTGACTACTGACTACTCACTACTGACTATAATCACGCCGCCTTGTCTCTCACCTGGTAATCCTTGATCGTGGCGAAACGGATCGCTTTCCAGCGGTCGGCTTCGTAGTTCAGCGAGAAGGCGTGCTGGGCGAGGAAGACCGGGTCGTTGTCGAGGTCGCGGGCGATGTCGCCGCGGTGCGCCTCGATGAAGCGAAGCACCTCGGCCTTGTCGTCGGCCGAGATCCAGCGGCAGACGGAAAAACGCGACATCTCGAACTCGACGGGCAGTGTGTACTCGAAGTTCAGCCGCTCTTTCAGCACATCGAGCTGCAGGGCGCCAACAACGCCGACGATGGCCGGAGAGCCGTCCTCGGGCGAGAACAGCTGCACGACGCCTTCCTCGGCCATCTGGTGCAGCGCTTCCTTGAGTTTTTTCGCCTTCATCGCGTCGCCGAGGCGGACACGACGCAGGATTTCCGGGGCGAAATTCGGCACCCCGCGAAACAGGATCTCCTCGCCCTCGGTCAATGTGTCGCCAATGCGCAGCGTGCCGTGGTTGGGGATGCCGACGACATCGCCGGCGAAGGCCTCATCGGCGGTGACACGGGTGCGGGCGAAGAAGAATTGCGGCGCCGAGAGTGACATCGGCTTGCCGGTGCGCACCAGCTTTGCCTTCATGCCGCGCTCGAGCTTGCCCGAGCAAACGCGCACGAAGGCGATGCGGTCGCGGTGGTTGGGATCCATGTTGGCCTGGATCTTGAAGACGAAGGAGGTCATTTTCTCCTCGGTCGCCTCGATGGTGCGGGTATCGGCCTCCTGCGCGCGCGGCGGCGGGCCAAAGGCGCCGAGCGCCTCGATCAGGTCGCGCACACCGTAGTTGCGCAGCGCCGAGCCGAAATAGACAGGCGTCAGATGGCCTTCGCGAAAAGCGTCGATGTCGAGCGGGCGACAGGCTTCGCGCGCGAGTTCCAGTTCCTCGATGAAGGCCTCGCGCTCGTTCTCCGGCAGCAAGCCGGCAACGCGGTTGGA
Coding sequences within:
- a CDS encoding VOC family protein translates to MQKITTCLWFDGQAEEAMNHYVSIFKNSKVLSVLRWPKGHADEGKVLLTTFELDGVPFQALNGGPNFKFNEAMSQSIDCKTQEEVDYFWEKLTEGGEPGACSWLKDKFGVSWQVVPEQLPRLLLDPDRAKAGRVMSAMMQMGKIDIAKIEEAAKG
- a CDS encoding peptide chain release factor 3, which codes for MAEDIEQAVSRRRTFAIIAHPDAGKTTLTEKLLLFGGAIQLAGEVKAKKDRIQTRSDWMKIERERGISVVTSVMTFEYEDNVFNLLDTPGHEDFADDTYRTLSAVDSAVMVIDAAKGIEPRTLKLFEVCRLRDIPIITFVNKMDRESRDPFEILDEIEQKLALDTAPITWPIGRGRTFSGTYHLALNAVRKGDDEKERTPVNGPDSNRVAGLLPENEREAFIEELELAREACRPLDIDAFREGHLTPVYFGSALRNYGVRDLIEALGAFGPPPRAQEADTRTIEATEEKMTSFVFKIQANMDPNHRDRIAFVRVCSGKLERGMKAKLVRTGKPMSLSAPQFFFARTRVTADEAFAGDVVGIPNHGTLRIGDTLTEGEEILFRGVPNFAPEILRRVRLGDAMKAKKLKEALHQMAEEGVVQLFSPEDGSPAIVGVVGALQLDVLKERLNFEYTLPVEFEMSRFSVCRWISADDKAEVLRFIEAHRGDIARDLDNDPVFLAQHAFSLNYEADRWKAIRFATIKDYQVRDKAA